One segment of Rosa chinensis cultivar Old Blush chromosome 6, RchiOBHm-V2, whole genome shotgun sequence DNA contains the following:
- the LOC112174562 gene encoding glycosyltransferase BC10 isoform X2, with amino-acid sequence MLPSTQLKKGGTWRPQLFKDIMVMSKSRSRSQMKRPRWIIALVCILCVFLITAYFYPSESSTTCYLFSSPNCDGIFGRAPPSPARELTDDETASSVVVREILNTPPLQSKNPKIAFMFLTPGTLPFEELWENFFQGHEDKFSVYVHASKQKPIHVSRYFVDRDIHSEQVVWGKFSMVEAEKRLLANALLDPDNQHFVLLSDSCIPLHSFDYVYNYLMYTNVSFIDCFVDPGPHGTGRYAEQMMPEVEKHEFRKGSQWFTMKRQHALVMMADSLYYTKFKLHCRPNMDGRNCYSDEHYLPTFFRMKDPAGLANWSVTFVDWSEGKWHPRAFRTQDVTYDLLRNITSIADSTHVTSDATKTVLRTPCLWNGMKRPCFLFARKFYPETLGKLIHLFSNYTKV; translated from the exons ATGTTGCCTTCAACCCAATTGAAAAAAGGTGGCACATGGAGGCCACAATTGTTCAAAGACATTATGGTCATGTCCAAGTCAAGGTCTCGTTCACAAATGAAAAGACCAAGATGGATTATTGCATTGGTTTGTATTCTCTGCGTTTTTCTGATTACTGCTTATTTCTATCCGTCGGAAAGCTCTACGACATGCTATCTCTTCTCATCTCCTAATTGTGATGGGATATTTGGAAGGGCTCCACCTAGTCCTGCAAGGGAACTAACTGACGATGAGACTGCATCTTCAGTTGTAGTTAGGGAAATTCTTAATACGCCTCCTCTTCAGTCGAAGAACCCGAAAATCGCTTTCATGTTTTTGACTCCGGGCACGTTACCTTTCGAGGAGTTATGGGAAAATTTCTTTCAA GGCCATGAGGACAAATTCAGTGTTTATGTACATGCATCTAAGCAGAAACCAATACATGTGAGCCGCTATTTTGTTGATAGAGACATACATAGTGAACAG GTAGTTTGGGGAAAATTTTCAATGGTTGAGGCAGAAAAGAGACTCTTGGCCAATGCACTTTTAGACCCTGATAACCAACACTTTGTTCTGCTGTCTGACAG CTGCATACCACTGCATAGCTTTGATTATGTATATAATTATCTCATGTACACGAATGTCAGCTTTATAGACTG TTTTGTGGATCCCGGTCCACATGGAACTGGACGGTATGCTGAGCAAATGATGCCCGAAGTTGAAAAGCACGAATTTCGAAAGGGTTCACAG TGGTTCACTATGAAGAGGCAACATGCTCTTGTCATGATGGCAGACAGTCTATACTATACCAAGTTCAAGCTTCACTGCAGG CCGAACATGGACGGGCGCAACTGCTATTCGGACGAGCATTACCTGCCAACCTTCTTTCGG ATGAAAGATCCTGCTGGTCTTGCAAATTGGTCGGTAACATTTGTTGATTGGTCTGAAGGGAAATGGCATCCAAGAGCATTTAGGACTCAGGATGTCACTTATGATCTTCTTAGGAACATCACG TCTATCGCTGATAGCACACATGTGACAAGTGATGCAACG AAAACAGTATTGAGGACTCCTTGCCTGTGGAATGGGATGAAGCGACCCTGTTTCTTATTTGCCAGAAAGTTCTATCCTGAAACTCTGGGGAAACTGATACACCTTTTCTCCAATTATACGAAAGTttga
- the LOC112174562 gene encoding glycosyltransferase BC10 isoform X1: MLPSTQLKKGGTWRPQLFKDIMVMSKSRSRSQMKRPRWIIALVCILCVFLITAYFYPSESSTTCYLFSSPNCDGIFGRAPPSPARELTDDETASSVVVREILNTPPLQSKNPKIAFMFLTPGTLPFEELWENFFQGHEDKFSVYVHASKQKPIHVSRYFVDRDIHSEQMPLIINYQVVWGKFSMVEAEKRLLANALLDPDNQHFVLLSDSCIPLHSFDYVYNYLMYTNVSFIDCFVDPGPHGTGRYAEQMMPEVEKHEFRKGSQWFTMKRQHALVMMADSLYYTKFKLHCRPNMDGRNCYSDEHYLPTFFRMKDPAGLANWSVTFVDWSEGKWHPRAFRTQDVTYDLLRNITSIADSTHVTSDATKTVLRTPCLWNGMKRPCFLFARKFYPETLGKLIHLFSNYTKV; the protein is encoded by the exons ATGTTGCCTTCAACCCAATTGAAAAAAGGTGGCACATGGAGGCCACAATTGTTCAAAGACATTATGGTCATGTCCAAGTCAAGGTCTCGTTCACAAATGAAAAGACCAAGATGGATTATTGCATTGGTTTGTATTCTCTGCGTTTTTCTGATTACTGCTTATTTCTATCCGTCGGAAAGCTCTACGACATGCTATCTCTTCTCATCTCCTAATTGTGATGGGATATTTGGAAGGGCTCCACCTAGTCCTGCAAGGGAACTAACTGACGATGAGACTGCATCTTCAGTTGTAGTTAGGGAAATTCTTAATACGCCTCCTCTTCAGTCGAAGAACCCGAAAATCGCTTTCATGTTTTTGACTCCGGGCACGTTACCTTTCGAGGAGTTATGGGAAAATTTCTTTCAA GGCCATGAGGACAAATTCAGTGTTTATGTACATGCATCTAAGCAGAAACCAATACATGTGAGCCGCTATTTTGTTGATAGAGACATACATAGTGAACAG ATGCCTTTGATAATAAATTATCAGGTAGTTTGGGGAAAATTTTCAATGGTTGAGGCAGAAAAGAGACTCTTGGCCAATGCACTTTTAGACCCTGATAACCAACACTTTGTTCTGCTGTCTGACAG CTGCATACCACTGCATAGCTTTGATTATGTATATAATTATCTCATGTACACGAATGTCAGCTTTATAGACTG TTTTGTGGATCCCGGTCCACATGGAACTGGACGGTATGCTGAGCAAATGATGCCCGAAGTTGAAAAGCACGAATTTCGAAAGGGTTCACAG TGGTTCACTATGAAGAGGCAACATGCTCTTGTCATGATGGCAGACAGTCTATACTATACCAAGTTCAAGCTTCACTGCAGG CCGAACATGGACGGGCGCAACTGCTATTCGGACGAGCATTACCTGCCAACCTTCTTTCGG ATGAAAGATCCTGCTGGTCTTGCAAATTGGTCGGTAACATTTGTTGATTGGTCTGAAGGGAAATGGCATCCAAGAGCATTTAGGACTCAGGATGTCACTTATGATCTTCTTAGGAACATCACG TCTATCGCTGATAGCACACATGTGACAAGTGATGCAACG AAAACAGTATTGAGGACTCCTTGCCTGTGGAATGGGATGAAGCGACCCTGTTTCTTATTTGCCAGAAAGTTCTATCCTGAAACTCTGGGGAAACTGATACACCTTTTCTCCAATTATACGAAAGTttga
- the LOC112172550 gene encoding probable plastid-lipid-associated protein 8, chloroplastic, with protein MYSAPAKPNLVWKLSIINFMAAALASSLALSCSTLRGGSDPSKPRFPNLCAKPTNLGLAVSPHSHSRNRKILRISATVSVSNPELRTGPDELAASILSKVIDSDRGVLLEKEQHKDVAQVAEALQNYCVSEPVKCPLIFGDWDVLYCSVPTSPGGGYRSTLGRLVFKTKEMIQVIEAPDIVKNKVSFSAFGFLDGEVSLTGKLKALDDKWVQVIFEPPELKVGALDFRYGGESEVKLQITYIDENIRLGKGSRGSLFVFRRQGKSN; from the exons ATGTACTCTGCCCCTGCAAAACCCAATCTGGTTTGGAAGCTCAGCATCATCAACTTCATGGCTGCTGCTCTCGCTTCTTCACTAGCCTTATCGTGCTCCACACTCAGAGGAGGCTCCGATCCCTCAAAACCCAGGTTCCCTAATCTCTGCGCAAAGCCCACTAATTTGGGTTTAGCTGTTTCGCCTCACTCTCATTCTCGTAACCGCAAAATTTTGAGAATCTCGGCTACTGTCTCGGTCTCTAACCCGGAATTACGGACCGGTCCCGACGAGCTCGCTGCTTCTATTCTCTCCAAG GTGATAGATTCGGACAGAGGAGTTTTGCTGGAAAAGGAACAACATAAGGATGTGGCTCAAGTGGCCGAGGCATTGCAGAACTACTGTGTTAGTGAACCAGTGAAATGCCCTCTAATTTTCGGAG ATTGGGATGTGCTGTACTGTTCAGTGCCAACATCGCCTGGGGGTGGCTATAGGAGTACACTTGGCCGCCTTGTTTTTAAAACAAAGGAGATGATTCAAGTTATTGAAGCTCCTGACATTGTTAAAAACAAGGTGTCCTTCTCTGCTTTTGGGTTCTTGGATGGAGAAGTCTCTTTAACAG GAAAGTTGAAGGCTCTGGATGATAAATGGGTTCAAGTTATTTTTGAACCACCAGAATTGAAGGTTGGAGCTTTGGACTTTCGATATGGCGGTGAAAGTGAGGTTAAACTCCAGATCACATATATAGATGAGAATATCAGGCTGGGGAAAGGCTCTAGAGGTTCACTGTTTGTTTTCAGAAGACAAGGTAAATCTAATTGA
- the LOC112172552 gene encoding protein FAM32A-like, which yields MSAYDNVVIGKLKLKGKDLNVKGGIKKKKTKHSKLYEYDQTLQASKGGDAIDRFENDGDDDIGKAGVFDQMTPAERRYLEQAERLQAQRLAQMAKKSHRDRVQEFNQYLANLSEHYDIPKVGPG from the exons ATGTCTGCTTACGATAACGTGGTGATTGGGAAGCTGAAGCTGAAAGGCAAAGACTTGAACGTGAAAGGTGGgatcaaaaagaagaagacgaagcacAGCAAACTCTACGAGTATGACCAAACTCTTCAAGCCTCAAAAG GTGGAGATGCAATAGATCGATTTGAGAATGATGGTGATGACGACATAGGGAAGGCTGGAGTTTTTGATCAGATGACACCGGCGGAGAGGCGATATCTCGAGCAGGCAGAGAGGCTTCAAGCTCAAAGGCTTGCCCAAATGGCCAAGAAATCGCATCGTGATCGGGTTCAGGAATTCAATCAGTATCTGGCTAACCTATCTGAGCATTACGACATCCCCAAAGTAGGCCCTGGTTAA
- the LOC112172551 gene encoding putative RNA methyltransferase At5g10620 isoform X4, which produces MVVVLSASATNFSALHSGKGCKYTGQAVRALPIRIISVGKKRSQGVQLVVDDYIQRLKLYCSVEDVHIKNNPKNASDWRAQVDHEDGAVMDLIRSDDWVVLLDERGKDIGSMQMAELIGDAGNTGASRLSFCVGGPYGHGKQLRERANISIKLSSMVLNHQIAILVLVEQLYRSWTILKGQNYHR; this is translated from the exons ATGGTTGTGGTGCTTAGTGCCTCTGCTACCAATTTCTCTGCACTTCATTCAG GTAAAGGTTGCAAGTACACAGGTCAAGCAGTG AGAGCACTTCCTATTCGCATAATATCGGTGGGGAAAAAGAGATCACAAGGTGTACAACTCGTTGTGGATGACTACATTCAAAGGCTTAAGTTATACTGCAGTGTTGAGGATGTTCACATAAAGAACAATCCTAAGAATGCAAG TGATTGGAGGGCTCAGGTAGATCATGAAGACGGTGCTGTCATGGATCTTATCAGGTCCGATGATTGG GTGGTGCTGTTGGATGAGCGTGGGAAAGACATAGGTTCCATGCAGATGGCTGAGCTGATCGGAGATGCAGGGAATACG GGAGCTTCAAGACTATCATTCTGTGTTGGTGGACCTTATGGACATGGAAAACAATTGCGAGAGCGAGCTAACATATCTATCAAGTTGTCTTCTATGGTATTGAATCATCAAATTGCTATACTTGTGCTTGTAGAACAACTATATAG GTCATGGACCATTCTGAAAGGTCAGAACTATCATCGCTAG
- the LOC112172551 gene encoding putative RNA methyltransferase At5g10620 isoform X2 has product MVVVLSASATNFSALHSGSCFLESLASTLSFLIYFMSLAFTNLILFRISGKGCKYTGQARALPIRIISVGKKRSQGVQLVVDDYIQRLKLYCSVEDVHIKNNPKNASDWRAQVDHEDGAVMDLIRSDDWVVLLDERGKDIGSMQMAELIGDAGNTGASRLSFCVGGPYGHGKQLRERANISIKLSSMVLNHQIAILVLVEQLYRSWTILKGQNYHR; this is encoded by the exons ATGGTTGTGGTGCTTAGTGCCTCTGCTACCAATTTCTCTGCACTTCATTCAGGTTCCTGTTTTCTCGAAAGCCTTGCATCAACTCTATCCTTCCTCATATACTTTATGAGTTTGGCATTTACAAACTTGATTTTGTTTCGGATTTCAGGTAAAGGTTGCAAGTACACAGGTCAAGCA AGAGCACTTCCTATTCGCATAATATCGGTGGGGAAAAAGAGATCACAAGGTGTACAACTCGTTGTGGATGACTACATTCAAAGGCTTAAGTTATACTGCAGTGTTGAGGATGTTCACATAAAGAACAATCCTAAGAATGCAAG TGATTGGAGGGCTCAGGTAGATCATGAAGACGGTGCTGTCATGGATCTTATCAGGTCCGATGATTGG GTGGTGCTGTTGGATGAGCGTGGGAAAGACATAGGTTCCATGCAGATGGCTGAGCTGATCGGAGATGCAGGGAATACG GGAGCTTCAAGACTATCATTCTGTGTTGGTGGACCTTATGGACATGGAAAACAATTGCGAGAGCGAGCTAACATATCTATCAAGTTGTCTTCTATGGTATTGAATCATCAAATTGCTATACTTGTGCTTGTAGAACAACTATATAG GTCATGGACCATTCTGAAAGGTCAGAACTATCATCGCTAG
- the LOC112172551 gene encoding putative RNA methyltransferase At5g10620 isoform X1, protein MVVVLSASATNFSALHSGSCFLESLASTLSFLIYFMSLAFTNLILFRISGKGCKYTGQAVRALPIRIISVGKKRSQGVQLVVDDYIQRLKLYCSVEDVHIKNNPKNASDWRAQVDHEDGAVMDLIRSDDWVVLLDERGKDIGSMQMAELIGDAGNTGASRLSFCVGGPYGHGKQLRERANISIKLSSMVLNHQIAILVLVEQLYRSWTILKGQNYHR, encoded by the exons ATGGTTGTGGTGCTTAGTGCCTCTGCTACCAATTTCTCTGCACTTCATTCAGGTTCCTGTTTTCTCGAAAGCCTTGCATCAACTCTATCCTTCCTCATATACTTTATGAGTTTGGCATTTACAAACTTGATTTTGTTTCGGATTTCAGGTAAAGGTTGCAAGTACACAGGTCAAGCAGTG AGAGCACTTCCTATTCGCATAATATCGGTGGGGAAAAAGAGATCACAAGGTGTACAACTCGTTGTGGATGACTACATTCAAAGGCTTAAGTTATACTGCAGTGTTGAGGATGTTCACATAAAGAACAATCCTAAGAATGCAAG TGATTGGAGGGCTCAGGTAGATCATGAAGACGGTGCTGTCATGGATCTTATCAGGTCCGATGATTGG GTGGTGCTGTTGGATGAGCGTGGGAAAGACATAGGTTCCATGCAGATGGCTGAGCTGATCGGAGATGCAGGGAATACG GGAGCTTCAAGACTATCATTCTGTGTTGGTGGACCTTATGGACATGGAAAACAATTGCGAGAGCGAGCTAACATATCTATCAAGTTGTCTTCTATGGTATTGAATCATCAAATTGCTATACTTGTGCTTGTAGAACAACTATATAG GTCATGGACCATTCTGAAAGGTCAGAACTATCATCGCTAG
- the LOC112172551 gene encoding putative RNA methyltransferase At5g10620 isoform X3: MVVVLSASATNFSALHSGSCFLESLASTLSFLIYFMSLAFTNLILFRISGKGCKYTGQAVRALPIRIISVGKKRSQGVQLVVDDYIQRLKLYCSVEDVHIKNNPKNASDWRAQVDHEDGAVMDLIRSDDWVVLLDERGKDIGSMQMAELIGDAGNTDIFLGTLFYRPFFPPCYSVGSFKTIILCWWTLWTWKTIARAS, from the exons ATGGTTGTGGTGCTTAGTGCCTCTGCTACCAATTTCTCTGCACTTCATTCAGGTTCCTGTTTTCTCGAAAGCCTTGCATCAACTCTATCCTTCCTCATATACTTTATGAGTTTGGCATTTACAAACTTGATTTTGTTTCGGATTTCAGGTAAAGGTTGCAAGTACACAGGTCAAGCAGTG AGAGCACTTCCTATTCGCATAATATCGGTGGGGAAAAAGAGATCACAAGGTGTACAACTCGTTGTGGATGACTACATTCAAAGGCTTAAGTTATACTGCAGTGTTGAGGATGTTCACATAAAGAACAATCCTAAGAATGCAAG TGATTGGAGGGCTCAGGTAGATCATGAAGACGGTGCTGTCATGGATCTTATCAGGTCCGATGATTGG GTGGTGCTGTTGGATGAGCGTGGGAAAGACATAGGTTCCATGCAGATGGCTGAGCTGATCGGAGATGCAGGGAATACG GACATTTTCTTAGGAACCTTGTTTTATAGGCCTTTTTTCCCCCCTTGCTATTCTGTAGGGAGCTTCAAGACTATCATTCTGTGTTGGTGGACCTTATGGACATGGAAAACAATTGCGAGAGCGAGCTAA
- the LOC112172551 gene encoding putative RNA methyltransferase At5g10620 isoform X5, translating into MVVVLSASATNFSALHSGKGCKYTGQARALPIRIISVGKKRSQGVQLVVDDYIQRLKLYCSVEDVHIKNNPKNASDWRAQVDHEDGAVMDLIRSDDWVVLLDERGKDIGSMQMAELIGDAGNTGASRLSFCVGGPYGHGKQLRERANISIKLSSMVLNHQIAILVLVEQLYRSWTILKGQNYHR; encoded by the exons ATGGTTGTGGTGCTTAGTGCCTCTGCTACCAATTTCTCTGCACTTCATTCAG GTAAAGGTTGCAAGTACACAGGTCAAGCA AGAGCACTTCCTATTCGCATAATATCGGTGGGGAAAAAGAGATCACAAGGTGTACAACTCGTTGTGGATGACTACATTCAAAGGCTTAAGTTATACTGCAGTGTTGAGGATGTTCACATAAAGAACAATCCTAAGAATGCAAG TGATTGGAGGGCTCAGGTAGATCATGAAGACGGTGCTGTCATGGATCTTATCAGGTCCGATGATTGG GTGGTGCTGTTGGATGAGCGTGGGAAAGACATAGGTTCCATGCAGATGGCTGAGCTGATCGGAGATGCAGGGAATACG GGAGCTTCAAGACTATCATTCTGTGTTGGTGGACCTTATGGACATGGAAAACAATTGCGAGAGCGAGCTAACATATCTATCAAGTTGTCTTCTATGGTATTGAATCATCAAATTGCTATACTTGTGCTTGTAGAACAACTATATAG GTCATGGACCATTCTGAAAGGTCAGAACTATCATCGCTAG
- the LOC112172549 gene encoding cryptochrome DASH, chloroplastic/mitochondrial, giving the protein MAVLHSSLAPYSLKKLILIPHLKPRKICHFQAMSSSSRPEPAVLVHKVPGLNPDEMDRVSDQTFQRYTSSSVKRNGNGVAIVWFRNDLRVLDNEALYKAWLSSREVLPVYCIDPRLFGSTYYFGFPKTGALRAQFLVESLFDLKKNLTKRGLNLLIQYGKPEEVLPSLAKTYGAHTVYAQKETCSEELSVEKLVSKGLRRVVLQSPANNPNLQLIWGTTMYHIEDLPFDISCLPDVYTQFRKSVEAKCTVRGCIKMPASLGPAPSIEDWGCVPSLDQFGLQHQNVSLGMKFVGGESAALGRINEYFWKKDLLSIYKKTRNGMLGPDYSTKFSPWLASGSLSPRLVHEEVKRYEKERQANDSTYWVLFELIWRDYFRFLSVKYGNSLFHPGGPRKLEHRWSQEKTLFETWRDGHTGYPLIDANMKELSTTGFMSNRGRQIVCSFLVRDMGIDWRMGAEWFETCLLDYEPCSNYGNWTYGAGVGNDPREDRYFSIPKQAQNYDPEGEYVAYWLPQLQSLPKDKRHFPGMAYIKQVVPLKFGNAGKYQNHDKTSTARGTNFGGRQAKGSRR; this is encoded by the exons ATGGCTGTTCTTCACTCCTCGCTCGCTCCATACTCTCTCAAAAAGCTCATTCTTATCCCACAtctgaaacccagaaaaatctGTCATTTCCAAGCCATGAGCTCCAGCTCCAGACCGGAACCCGCTGTCTTAGTCCACAAGGTTCCGGGTCTGAACCCGGACGAAATGGACCGTGTCTCGGACCAAACCTTTCAGAGGTACACCTCCTCTTCCGTTAAGAGAAACGGCAATGGGGTCGCCATTGTTTGGTTTCGAAACGATCTGAGGGTTCTGGAcaatgaggctctctataaggCTTGGCTTTCGTCCCGGGAGGTTTTGCCTGTCTATTGCATCGATCCCAGGCTTTTTGGCTCTACCTATTACTTTGGTTTTCCTAAAACTGGAG CGTTGAGAGCCCAATTTCTTGTTGAATCCTTGTTTGACTTGAAGAAGAATCTAACGAAGCGGGGTCTTAACTTGCTAATTCAATATGGGAAGCCTGAGGAGGTTCTGCCTTCTCTTGCAAAAACTTACGGAGCTCACACA GTATATGCCCAAAAAGAAACTTGCAGTGAGGAGCTGAGTGTGGAAAAATTGGTCAGCAAAGGTCTGCGGCGAGTGGTGTTACAGAGTCCTGCGAATAATCCCAATTTACAACTTATATGGGGCACCACTATGTACCACATAGAGGACCTCCCGTTTGATATCAGTTGTTTACCGGATGTCTATACTCAGTTTCGCAAG TCTGTTGAAGCGAAATGCACAGTTCGTGGCTGCATAAAAATGCCAGCATCTCTGGGGCCAGCACCCAGCATTGAGGACTGGGGATGTGTTCCTTCATTAGATCAGTTTGGACTTCAACATCAAAAT GTAAGTTTAGGAATGAAGTTTGTTGGGGGTGAAAGTGCAGCATTGGGCAGAATAAATGAGTATTTCTGGAAGAAG GATCTGCTAAGTATATATAAAAAGACCAGAAATGGGATGTTAGGACCTGATTATTCAACAAAGTTTTCTCCTTGGCTTGCTTCAGGAAGCCTTTCTCCTCGTCTCGTACATGAAGAG GTAAAGAGGTATGAAAAAGAAAGGCAAGCAAATGATTCCACTTACTG GGTATTGTTTGAACTGATATGGAGGGATTACTTCAGGTTTCTAtcagtaaaatatgggaattctCTTTTCCATCCAG GTGGCCCAAGAAAATTGGAGCATAGATGGAGCCAAGAAAAGACTTTATTTGAGACCTGGAGAGATGGACATACAGG GTACCCACTCATAGATGCGAACATGAAAGAGCTGTCAACCACTGGATTCATGTCAAATAGGGGAAGACAG ATTGTATGTTCCTTTTTGGTTCGAGATATGGGTATTGACTGGCGCATGGGAGCTGAATGGTTTGAGACATGCCTTTTGGATTATGAGCCCTGTTCCAATTATGGTAATTGGACCTATGGAGCAG GAGTTGGAAATGACCCCAGGGAAGATCGTTACTTCAGCATTCCGAAACAA GCCCAGAATTATGATCCTGAAGGTGAGTATGTAGCTTACTGGCTTCCACAGCTACAATCACTTCCAAAAGATAAAAGGCACTTCCCTGGAATGGCATATATCAAGCAGGTTGTCCCTCTCAAGTTTGGTAATGCCGGTAAGTATCAAAACCACGACAAGACCTCGACTGCCAGAGGCACAAACTTTGGAGGAAGACAAGCAAAAGGGTCCAGGAGATGA